The Athene noctua chromosome 10, bAthNoc1.hap1.1, whole genome shotgun sequence genome segment GGTGCGCGAGGTGGAGCAGCACCACTCTTCACAGCCCCATGCCCAGCTGCTTCCCTTCAGTGCCTCAAGCATCCTGGTTTGTAAGACTTTAACTTGCTGCCTTGTTAACTGCTTCATTTCTGCTAATTTGCACTATCCCACCCCCAGCAACATCACAAAACTCTCCAGCAATGTGAAGGCGGTGTGAGCTGAAATGCCTTTGCTGCTGAGCCAAACAGCATCATGGCTTGTTTGACTGCTTAGAAATCTTGAAGGAATCAAGCAGGTCAATGaataatccatttaaaaaatttataacGGAAGTGCTGGGTAACTGGATACAACACTGGCCTAAATTTATACATGAAGTGATGAACCCTAATGGTAAAGAAGGTTAAAGGACCCTGCATGGCACAAGTTGGGTGTGGTAGTTTGAATCCTGGTAAGCAGCCACTCCATGCAGGACCAGCTCTGTCCATaccaccttgtgcctctgcagaaatGGTACACGGGTTCAGACAACCTGCACAGgcataaattttttttccccaccttgtcGCTTTTAAACCTCAGCAGTGCTAAAATGTGCCATGGGCTCGCAGAAAACCCATGCAGGCCACGGTGTGAACCACAGCCCAGACAGCTCTCTGAACAGCTAGGGCTCCGTGTCCTTCTTGTAATAAATTCCTCCTGGACTGTGTTTCAGGTGATTGCTAGGATTTGAGGAGAGAGGACGTGGGCTGGAAGCAAGAAAGGCTCCAGGTTTATCCTTGAAAGCCCCCgtgctgcagagcctggggctgcatTTGGCAGCCTGCCTGGGGGGAGATGTCTGCGGAGGCTGAAGGCTGCCTCGTGCTGTACGAACTCACCAATCCCCTTGCCAACCAGCTAAATTGGATATAAAGCTCTCCATTAACGACGCATAAAGCAGGCCAAAATCTGAACACCTTCCTGGGCAGGAGGTGAAGTAAAAGCtcaaaataacttaaaataaGTCCTTTCTGTGCTCCTGGCTAGAAAGCAGATGTGTCGGAGCTCTCCCATAGCATGCCTAGCCTGCCTGATGGGAGAGTGGGGTGCTGAGCAAGGCTGTGCTGCGCTTTTCAGCACGATGAATGCAAAACTCAGGTCAAAAATAACCCCATCCCAACGTCAGCAACAGAGCTGAGAGGAACCAGAAGTCCTGAGCTGTTTCGAAGTTGCGTTAAATaataaagcagagaaatgaaTAAATTAGCTCAGCATCTATTTAGGTCAGCCCTCTCCGTTTCTCCCAGCCGCCTCCGTGTGCCTCCTCCCTGCAGCGATCAGCTGCTCCACGCACGCTGTGCCTGCAGATCTGCTCGCTCCTTCCGACCAGCCGGGCTCTCGGGAAGTGCGGGTTGAGCAGGTGTCGCATCAGCTGCACACGTTCACCCTCGTCTTGGGAAGCGGCAGGCGAGCTTCCTTTTCCGTTACCGGGGCAAAAAGTATTCTGGAAAATCCCATTAAAGCAATAATCGTGGGCTGAGCACAGGGCTGCTCCCTTCCTGGTGTTATCCCCTACACACAGCCCTGCACGGAGCCACAGGGTCCTGCTCCACGGGCTTGCAGCTGCCCAGGAGCCGTGCTCTGCCTGCTCATCTGCTGCCAGCCCAGCGCAGCCTCTGGGTAGCCCTCATCATCATCCAGCTCTCTTCCATTCTGTTTCCAGATGCAGCAGCACCTGCACCTTTGCAGACCATCCATCCCCACCCTGCAGGTGCCCCACGCTCAGTTTTGTGATTGGGGTGGTCACTTGTTGATTTGGGGACATCCAGCCAGATGGACCAGGCTGGTCAACACAGAGGGGAATTGGATTTTAAACCCCTAACTCCCCTCAAATCATTCAAATGCCTCCAGAAAAATGCAACTACTGTGCAGtcctgtatatatatatttatttgcacAATTCCCAAGCCTGAAAATCCCTCTTTGATGTCCAGAACATCTTGTGGTTTGTAGCTATCAGCAAGCTGGATAAACCAAGAAGGAATTTATCTGCATCAGGGGCTGCTCCATCTCAGCCCAGCTCCCGCATTGCCAAAACTTAAAGGAAACCCTATCGAGCCGGTCCTCCCCAACCCTGCAGGTAGCTGGAGGAGGTCTCCAGCAATGAACCCAGCCAGAAGAAGCATCCAGGATATAGGCAATGGAAAATGAGATGTTACTAAGTTTGGCCAGGCTTAGCTGGCTACTCGCAGGTCCCAGCCTGTGAGTCACTGCTACGTGGGCCACCAGCACGGACTCCCCTCTGGAGGAAGGAGCGGAGGTGGAAAAATAACAAGAGGAAACCAGTCGTTAGTAGTGCCAGCTCTGGGGAGAGTGGGAGGAGGTGGCAGGCCTGGAGAGAAAGGTCAGGGCTGCATTGCAGTCTGCTGCCTGATTTTTCCTCCTGCCTTCATGGTGGGAAGCTGCTTACAGGAACATGCTCGTGGAGAATGTGCAGAAGGTCTGGGCTGGTCTGAGGGATGGTCTGGGGAACAAAAGCTACTGAGGGCAGCCAGGTGTGATGGAGCTTTTATTCACTGTCCCTGCTCACCCCTCTCTTCTAGTTGCTCCTCTGATTTCTGCTGGGCTAAGCTTGATTACCCTGTTGAAAGCAACTTTTGGCCCAGTGCAAACATTGTAAAAGAAGATACACTTTGCAGATACACTTGGAACAAACACATCCATCTCCCCACTGTGGCTAAACACCTGTGCAAAGAGTTTTTTGCACAGTCCCTGCCCCACTGCAGCACCAATGTGCATCTGCAGCTAACCCAGAGACTCTCTTGCTCTTTGTGCTGATCCTTGGTGACAGTGGTGTCAGGGGGAGATTCAGACAACTAGATCATGAACCAATGACTTTGTTCCTTGTCCAAAGCCAATGCAAAGAAAATATTGCTGGGGAAAATAAAAGATTGCAGTTCTCAAGCCTCTTTGAGAGCCCCAGCTCTCCTAACTGGACTGCACCCAGGAGAGATGAGCCTCAGATGCTGTTCCCATATCCCTCCCAGGAGTGCTTGCAGGGCTGTGCCACACCAGCTTCCCAAATTCCTTAGGGATACCCACTGCTGTGGTTCAGCACTTCTGCTCCCCTTTGCCTTGCAGGAACCCCTGCTCTCTTGAACCCTCCAGCCTGACAACTGTCACTGGTTGccactatttttttcttatctcttaCTGCAAATGCTCAAAGCCAGCTCTTTCCCTGCTGGCAGGCCAGCATTTTCTATAAGCAAAACAGTATTTCctcatgtctttaaaaaaattataacgGATGTCAGGGCCAAAAAGCCACAGTCAGGTAGGATGCCAGGCCAAGGGGGAGAACTGCTGCATATCTTGCTGTTATTCCCTGGAGACGTCCCTTCTCCCTGACTGGGACCAGTGCTCCAGCTTTAAGCCCAGAGAATGATCTGTTATGCTCAGGCTCCCTCTAGTGCCTCCATGTCCTGGTGTCCCTGCTTCTCCAGGTGGCTTCTCTGGAAGCATATTGGCCATTTGTCCCTGGGGACTGTCCATCATCCTCACTCCCTCCAGCATCGCTAGTTCGGGCTTACAGCACAGCCAAGCCCTGTGCGACCACAAGCTGGGAATAGCCCTAAAGCTGCCCAGTAGTCACCTCATCCATTGCAGGGACCTCCTGGGAACTTAACAAGGAGGTGTTCTTTGGTATAACCACACATCGAGGCAGTTACTGTAACTGTGGATACGACAGCACACTTGGCCAGGCGCCCTGGCAGGACTGGTGCCACGCTGGGTGAGCAGAGATACAGAACGAGGAGGAGTTTGGGGTCCCACAGCTGTTTCCTGGTCCCAGGAGGATGGCAGCAAGCTGCTTGTGCTCTCAGCTGCTGAGAAATGCCTACCCCACGTTTGCCCCAGAAGAAATGCACTGGGGCAACAGTCCCCAGCCCTCACTGGCCTATGGGCCCAAGCGAGGCACCCTGGGCATCCCGTGCTTTATTCACCTTTCAGCATGGGCTGTGGTAGCTGCCTGAGCCTGAGATATGTTGGGAGAAGTTTCTCACATGTCATGTCTTCCTTACATGTATGTATCAGAATATATAATATCAAAACACCTCCAAAATATTGCATCAGATGTCAGCAAAACCCTGCCCACATCACTTTTGGAGTCAATTTCAGTGGTTCCCCAGAAATTAGTGATGCTTTTCTGATTTATACCCATGAGTGCTTGGCCTGGGCACCAAGTTTCTCCAAGTCACTGGCATTACTAAATGGGGGAGCTATGGTAATTCATTACCGCCAAGTCCAAATGTCAGCTGATGGAGGAGGCAAGATTAGAGGAGTCTACTGAAATGTGGCATCAGCATGACAAACCTAACAGAGATCAGTTAGCATAAATGTGTGTGATGCAAGGACACTGTCTGAGATAACATGGTTGTCAAAGGCActgtgagatttttattttaacctatgatttttttgtaattgttttgCAGCTGGAGTAATTACCATCCTATTTAATAAGCATGGCTCCTTTAACAGAGGACACTTGGGCTAACATGCACTAATTAAGTCTGTAATCACTAAAAGTGTGATTGAAGATTTTGAACTGGCCAATCGTTCTCAGTAACACCATAATTAGAGACATTGCAGCTCATCAGAGCACAGGAGAAATTCAAGGGGTCTTGATCCCCCAATGGAGTACACGGGTCTTGATCCTGCCTTGGATCATCCTTTTTACCTGATATTCTGCACTGACTTGCAGTGGTTTTATAAACTACCCTGGATGTATTACACTCAGCCCTGTAAACTGAATGTACTTCcagagttttattttaataatttggcTTATGGGTCTTACGTATCACCTGGGCATTGAGCACAGCTTCTTTAATCCACACCTGCCTGACTGCTTGTCTCATGtggccccagcagcagctgtgaaagACTCCTGGAGAGCTCTGACACCATTAATTGCCGTGAGCTACTGAAAGAACTTGAAAAAGATAGGTGAAACCATAAAATAAACCCTTCTGTTTCTTCCTACAAAGGAATGCTCAAAGGCGGGCGAAAAAGATCAAGAGTTTTCATAATCTAATGGCCAAGATAAGGGGGCCTGGCAGCatatttctttctgccttctGCAATGCAGTGGAGGCAAACATGCCACTGGGATTGTTTTATCTTCCACTGAGCTCGGCTCTTTGGGTTATCAGGAAAGTCAGGCTTTCTCTCTGCTGTTGGCTGTGATTAGCTGGCCACAGGGATGTCCGAATATTTTAAGACCGCAGCTCACTACAgtggaaagaattttaaaaaacagtttaaaaagtcAGAAGTTTGTGTATGGAGGAGGATTTTGTGGGGAACATCATATTCCAACTGAAATGCCAGTAAAAGAATATTGCTATTTTCATCTATTTTTACACATAATAATAATAGCTGCccagaatgaaggaaaaaaaaaaaaattaaaccaaagacATTTTGCGACTTAGGTCTTCctggaaataagagaaaaactgaaattaaattgtattagcttcctttttcctgcctgttttcatttcagtttcatcAGTGTTACCTGTCTATCaaggataatttatttttcctcatttttgtaATAGGATGAGCTTGTTCACAGGTATCTGAACTTGAAGAAGAGTAGCTAATTGTTCTGCAAGCAATTggtcactgaaaaaaacccagtctggTTCTCTCTCTCGTGTACTGGTCCAGGGACTTTGGTCTCAGGACTATTTTTTCCAATCCAGGTTATTTTAGGCAATTCACTCATACCGCTCAAAATACAGGCAATGCCATAAAAATATGGCAGTATTTTTCCATTCTACCATGACACAGAAAGGCCTGGGCCtttttcactcatttttcaaAGGTTTCAAGATGCTGGACCAAAACACTGCCGTTCATACCCAGATAACCCAAGTGGCTTGGGCAAGCTCAGCCttttgttccctttttcctttcacGCTTCCCCATGTGAGATGCCTCAATCCATAACCACAAGCGCGTCACCACTGGCGGCCCACAGCCACCTGGCCACAGTGGCACagccagtgctgggctccccaacAGCCATATCACAAACCTTCCTGCATTTGGGGGAGCAGGAGCTACCATGCAACTTAATTCCAACCCTTGGCTGTTGGCAGGCGGATGCACTCCCCCCCAGCCAGGCTGCCTATGCCAGCGATGCTTGGTCTTGCTGCCATCAAAGGACCGTGGCCTCAGTGCTCTGCTTTGGTTCGTGCTTTTGCAAAGCAGCTGCACTGTGGATAGACACAGCTTCATTTGCTCATCTTAGTCATTTTAGTGTCTTTCTGATACTAAAGTATCTAAGTTTCTGTGTATTTTGCAGGAGCAAGAATACAAATTCCCAGGCCAGCATGGCCGGACACAGACACAGCACTAAACGCCCTTGTACTGAGCTGGGTATCACAGCTGCAGTCGTGCTGGTCCCGGGAGGCGGCCGGTTTTTTGGGAGTCATGGAGGTGGCACAGCCAAAGCTGCTAATGTCAGGGTTTGCGGCCCTTCTGCAAGGGTCGGCCTGCTACACAAATATAAATGAACGGTGTTTAATGAatctgctgtgaagaaaatacCCAGCATGAGATTTTATTGCCGGAGCACGGCACGCAGAGCTGCGTGCAGCTGAATTCAGCCGGGCATGGGCTGAAGCCCCTCGCCTCCGGTAACCGGGCAGTGCCACCAAGCGCCATggtggcctcggggctcggcgcCACCCGCCAGCGCCGCGCGGCCCAGGAGAGGCCGTGTTGGTGGGGGGACCGTACCCCTCAGGTACCGGGGCAGGGGCCCGGCTGTTGCGAGGCTAgtgcaggaggctgcagagacgGGCGACACGGGGAGGCGAGTGGAGAGGCCGCCGGGCGGAACCTCCGGCGAGCGGAACCTCTTGCGGGCGGCGCCTGTTGCGCACCGGAGTTCCGTCCCGCCGGCCCCATTTCCCAGCCGGCCCCATTTCCCAGCAGGCCCCGCGGCGCGCCCTTCTCttccggcccggcggcggcggtgaGTGCCGCTCGGCGCTATCCGCCTCCATCCGCGCTCCGCGGGGGGATGGCGGGCGGTTCCCTGGGCCGAGCCTGAGCTCGGCCCCACCGGGCTGCGGGGAGgcgaggccgggccgggggctgtcGTGGGCTGGGGTGGCGGGAGACGGGCGGGAGGCCGGCAGCTGGGGGTTGGTACCGGGGCCGCGGTGGGAGAGCGCCGGTGCGGCTTTGGGTGGGGGAGCCGGGCCGTGCCGCGCAGCCCTCCCCGGCTGAGGGCTCTCTTTCTCCCGCAGGTGCAGCTATGGCCAAGTCCAAGAACCACACCACGCACAACCAGTGTAAGCCGAGCTCGGCGTTCTGCgccgcggggccgctgcgggcCTTGGGCGGGGAGCGGGGGTGCTGCCGGCGGCGGCCGAGGGCTGCAGCCCGCAGCGGGGTTTGAGCCCACTGCTCCGACCTGCTCGGTTGTGGCAGCCCAGTcgccttgttttctttttgcagcgAGATAAGCTCACGAGGGAAGGAGGTTGGTGGTGCGGAGAGATTGAACGGGATTTTTAACGGAAAGAGCCCTTCAGGAGTCAGGACTTGTTTGGGCTCaatatataaataatacataaccagaaaaagaaaaagcgaGTTTCATATGTTTGAACTAAGCGCATTACAGAATGTTATTCAGCCTGTGATATTTTGCCATACAAAGGTGACCCCAGTGATAAAATagttcttgtttggttttttttctcttaagttaGCAGAGTTGACGAGTAGGTTCTGCTTGGTTGTACACAGTGAACGATGGTGCCCTTCAACACTAACCACAAGTGCTTGAACTGCTTAGTAATGGAGGCCTTTTACTGTGCTAGTGGTGTTGCCATTGGTATTAGTTAATGAGGAGCCTGAAATCCTTGGGTTAGAAATCAGAGTGCTGAGAGCACAGGGTGGGGAGGGCTGAGAATAGAGATGCGTTCttaatttggttttagtttggTTGGAAAGGGTTATAAAATTTTCTGTTCTACATCATTTTGATAGGGTCAGCTGGACTTAAAGGAAAGCAAATGCAGCTATTTAGTAATGGAAAAAATAGTAACTTAAATTGTTTTCTGCTCTTCCACATAGCCCGTAAGTGGCACAGAAATGGCATCAAGAAACCCAGATCCCATAGATACGAATCTCTCAAAGGGGTGAGTATTTCTGTTGATATTCCCGGGCTGTTAAGCCATTGAGGCTTAAGCATGAAAAAATTCAggtgttttatattttctgtgaCAGTTTTTGCAGACAGGGACTTGTGTTTCAGATGATCAGAACCACTGTgggtttctgtttcattttttaccTTACATGCAGCTGTGATATTTCTAACACACATGAAATATCTGCCCTTGTATGTCCATAAAACTGCTTTTTAGTTACTGGccaattttgtttctgttgtgctCAGGTGGGTGTCACTAACTGCTGCTTCCAGTGAAACACATCTCAGTTGGGTAGCACTTCTCCCTTTTGAGTCCTGCTGTCTCTCCTGCTTCTTTGTACCCTTCAGTGTTATTTTACCGTGTGTACTAATCCAGAGAATTTGACTCAGAAGATGAGTGAAATTGGTGTTTCTGGACAGTACATaagaaaatgacagcattttgatttttctgggaTTAGACAAGCGATATAACAGGATCTTTCTCACACTTGACAGTGAAAAAAGGACATTTTGGCTTTGGGGAAGATTGTGATTCTGTTTGCGTTGTAGATGTGATCATCAGCTTTTTGGATGTGATGTAAAAGCTTGTCTTCTGCGTAGCTCAGTTCAGTCCTGCCCCTTCTTGCAGATAGTCTGTCTGCCTCCTTGCACTGAGTACACATGAGTTCAGATGTCAAAATTCAGATAACTCATCTGTGCCAGAAATTCAGATAACTCATCTGTGCCAGTTAAAATGTTGTTTACAGTAAAATAGCAAAAGTTTCTCAGTGCAGCATAGCTGATAGTTCTGAGAATTTATCCTAGCCATGACAGGATGTGTTAGCCAGCCATTAGCTGGGAAACTACTCTTCTGTATGCtggtatttttttgctttaatgtaAAAAAGAACTGCCTGAGGATGCGGCATTGGTCTTTGCTCAAggattacatatatatatgttcacCTGCCAAGGTTGTTTTGTGGTACTTCAGGTCCAGAATGTATTGTGACATGGAAAGGAAATCTGTGTTGTTTACAGCTTTACTCAATTTGCCCAATTCTTTCTGTATGTTTATTGCTAGGACTTTTGGTGAGTTTGTTTATGGAAATTAAGGAAAATAGCTAGCTAAAGGACAGTTACAGatggctaaaataattttgttgatgtaataaattaggaaaaaaaaaaagaattagtcACAGCCAGCATTTGGGAATAATTGGAACAATCTGGAATATATATGTTTTTACGTATGTCCCTTCTACAATATggcttattttttccttatttttatagGTTGATCCCAAGTTTCTGAGAAACATGAGGTTTGcaaagaaacacaacaaaaagggGCTGAAGAAGATGCAGGCCAACAATGCCAAGCAGGCTGCTCAACAGAAAAAGGACTGATGTGGTTTAAGACAACCAGTTTTCCTTTGGCTTGTGTGTGACAGCATTTTTATAACAATAAAATTGGATGTAACAGTTTTTGCCTCCCAAATTTGAGGAGAACCCTACAGAAGCCTTGTTTGAGTTGTATTTTAGCTGCCAGTTGTGTATCAAGCCTGTGTGTAGTGaccagtgtgtgtgtttgttcccCGACAGATCAAGCCAGACAGAACTCTGGAGAGGTTTTGTATTAATACCATCAACCTCCGCACACAGAAAGTAAAACAGCTGCTCTGTCCTTAGTGCTGTTCTACTGTAATCATTGGTGCAGATCATGAGCATTTAGTAGTAGTTCAAAGTCTGTTTTCAAGTTGTGAAATAGTTAGAGTGAAGTTCTAAaatttaaacaggaaaacatttggttttgtgcAAATTGAAGCCAGTGTTGCCTGGACACTTGGGTAACAATATTCAATACAGGTAAGATTATTTTTGATATTGGTATGCGTGTTCAGAGTTCTCACGTGCTGTGATTTTTATGATAGTCCCTAGTGTTGGTCCAGCAAGATGAGATTTCAAAGGACTGTTAGGTGTCTGCTGCTTTGTTGTCCACGTGTAAGATCGTTACAGCTATGGAAATCCTGAAAAAGGGGAGGGTAATGAGTGCTAGCTGTGGCATTGGATCATAGCAGTTCATGTTAGAATTGGTGTATGTTGTGTTCTGAAATACTTCAAGTATTGAATATATAACACACATAATGGACTACCGTGGGAGTGTGTAAGGTTTTAGGACTATATAAAATACCCCTATTAGTTGCTGTATTTTAGTGGATGTTTCATACCAGTAACAAAAAAAGTACCTGTCTGATGAAATGTGCTGACTGGTGAGATGAGAGGAGTAACCTTCAAAAGCTCGAGgggagttttggttttgttactgcTGTACTTCTGTAGATAGGAGAGGGCTTCACTCTCCATGTCCCACCAGCCAGTGAAGCTGGTTCAAGAGGTGCTTTTATGTTACTGAAATGAGTTGCCTGTTAAAATGCAACAAGCTGTTACTGAAACTGCAATGCCAGTGCTTGTCCACCTGGTGGCGTAAATCCACGAATCGACACAAGGGCTGGAAGTTTGCAAGTATCTTCTGAAGTTGCAGTAGAGCAGCAGAACAcatggataaaaagaaaaaaataattcaaccAAAACTTCCAATTaatgtaactgatttttttaaaaaatagttcagCCGATTGCCAAAACGCAATGTTATTTTGAAACAAGGGAAATATTTTGAATTCTTTATGGCTTCAATTCAGAAGTCTTTTCCCTGTTTCCACAGTTTCTTTTCAATTGTTTTTGACTGATGAAAATGCCACTCAGCCCTAAACCAAGCAATATAAGGAGATTTACTACCTTAAAACTCAAGAGTTGAGGGTCTGAGGGAAGTCTGCAACCCCCAGCTGTCTGATTCCTTCTGTGTGCATCTCTTGGACTGTTGTGGAGATTGATGCTTGTCAGCTGAAAACTTAACTGCTGTGTGGGAGCAACGTGCCGGTCGGGAGGGGCGCTGTGCTGGAGAGAGCGTGCAGTCGCAGGGCTCATACCACCAGGTAGAGTCTGCTAAATAGTCAAGACAATGTGGTCTGGTCTCTGCTGCCCGCAGGCACACCAGAAGGTCAACTGGTGAGAGGTCCCTCATGGTGTTAATCCTACCCAGAGAGTTTGTCTGACAAGAGGTAGGTCACCCAGAGATGCACAGTGCTTAAATCCCACTGGCCTCAGTGGTACCTGAGTGACGGTGGGTATCAGAGGTGTCGAGCTGTGTGGCTGGTGCCTGCCTTGCTTGAACAGGTTTGTCTGCAAAGGCAAGATTGTGTAGCTGTGCTTCAGGTTAGCATGCACATCTGGCAGCCTCAGCCCCTGGCCCAGAGCTGCCCGGCACCCCTTGAAAGGGCTGGTAGAGAGACCTGGCGTGGGGAGATGTCcgagttgctgctgctgttggagaAAACAAGAGTGGCTGGTCCAGCTGTGTAAGTGACAGTTTGCTGCAGATATGTGTTGTGATATGAAAAGTGCAAGAAAAAAGCCTCTGAAGAGGCTATACCCTTCACCCATGTGTCTGCAGATATCCAACCTGTTTTAAGGTCTGCATTTTAAACCTCTAGCACTAAGACTCTTCTGTCTAAGAAGGGAGATTTCATCTCTAAACCCTCTTGGTGTTTTCCCCAGTGTGTTTGTGTTGTGAGAGTAGCTCACTCACAGGGTACGGCttgagggaagagagaaggaggcAAGGGTCAGGCTGAGAAAAGGATGTTGGCATGTTAACAAGAAGCAGAGAGGAAGGTTTGGGCTTCCTGTGGCTCCAGGCAGCTCCCTCCGGCCTGCCTTCAGAAGCAGCCTTTTCATCTCACTGCCCTTCATGCTGCCCTTCAGTGGGACAGCTTCCCAAATATGGGCTTGCTGACTTTCTGACCAAAATAGCGTCTGCGTGACAAAATGCAGCACCACGGAACGTAACCTTAATCCAGGCATCATTGTGTAGCAAGAGACAGGAATTTTGTGAGCTTCCACAGCGGCTTGGTGTCAGGTTTGTTGTTGCCTGCTCCCTGCACACAGGGTGTTCCTGCAGTTGATCACCTATTGCACTAACCCAGTGACAGCTAAGCCCACAACTTCCCTCCTTGTAGAAGTTGTCCCTGCCCAGAAGGGAAAGTGGCGAAGGGGAATCTGTGCTGGCGTGGCCTTGTGTCCTCATCCTCTTTCACTTGCCTTGTGAAATCATTTAAGTTCTGACAGGCAAGTCAGACTGAAGATCTGTTTTGAGATGATTACGTATACAGAGCCCAGGAGGAGGAACTGGCAGCTGTGGCCCACTTGAAACTATTCCCATTATGCAAAGCTCTGTCACTTTTGACATGTAAAAACTTCAAAGCTGTTATGATTAAGTCCTTGGTATCCTGCAGGAGGCCAATGAGCTTGAGAGTGTCTCTCTACTCAGTTACTGCAGTACATGAGGTTATATATTTCATGCTTGCTGCTGCTGTATGTCATACTTGCTACAGATGATCTCCCCTTTGCAATTAAGAGGACTCGGTATCAAGTTCCAGTTTGGCTCCTTTCTTCACTTTGACtaaacacccaaaaaaaccaacaaaccaaaaaaagggaGCAAAGGGTGTGTCACCAGATACTGAATCAATTTGGCAAAGGTGAGCCATGGAGCTGAACCCAGGAGGAGAGATCAACACACTGCAAGATGCTCTGATGGGGCAGAGTATTCACTGAGTATCTCGATGTTCATGGTGAAAATGAAAAGTAGCACTGGATATGTGTTGCTCTGTCCTCCTTTACCACCTTTCAGTAGTGTGTTCAAGCAAAAAGCAGTGAACAGAACACAGTTGTGCTTTGCCCAAGTCTCAAGGCTGTTGCAGGTGTTTCTACACAACAGGGGCTTGGCGCAGTGAGATGTTTGATGCACCTTAGCTCACATATTGCTGCTGCTCTGGTGGAAGGTGTATGACTGTAGGTGAGATGCAGAGGTTTTATTAGGGGGATGCATACAAAATGTCCTCAGATCTTCCTCTCATAGCAAAGTTTTACTGGGAACTGAAGAGAGGCCTTAAATACCCTGGAAAGCTGCAAAGCAGGGCAGGAATTAAATCTACTACCGGCAAAAGCAAATAGATCAGATGGCCTGAGAACTGTGTCTGTGTCTGGTTGCAGGGGCTGCTGTCACCTACCAGCACAGTGTCTGTCTCAGCTTGGGAGTTAAGATGACAAAGATGCAGGGGCTGTTTTAGAGAGTGGGAAATGGCTTTTTctctgatctttaaaaaaaaatgtttcaatgaCTTTTTCCCTAATAAAAGTGCATGTGGACATGTTTCTTAAAGGCTTT includes the following:
- the RPL29 gene encoding large ribosomal subunit protein eL29; this encodes MAKSKNHTTHNQSRKWHRNGIKKPRSHRYESLKGVDPKFLRNMRFAKKHNKKGLKKMQANNAKQAAQQKKD